The window CGAGATCCGCCCAGCCGATGCGGTCCCGGGTCCCGGCGGCGGTGGACGTCACGGACGAGGAGATCGACGCTGCCGTCGAGCTGGCCGCCGCACTGGCCTCGGGCGGATTCGAGCTCGCCGAACAGCGCGACGCCTACCGCGAGGCCGTCGAGACGGTCATCGCGGCGAAGGAGGCCGGCCACAGGATCGAGCCTGCCGCGGAGCCGGTCATCGCGGGCAAGATCGTCGACCTGATGGCCGCGCTCCAGCAGTCGGTCCAGGACGCCAAAGCCGCCCGCGGCGAGAACGCGGCGCCCGCTGAGGTCCACGACCTCCCCACGGCCAAGAAGGCCGCGAAGCGTACCCCGGCGAAGAGCGTGTAGGCCACCGCGAAGAAGGCGGCCAGCAAGCGGAAGCCGCTCAGCGCCTAGAACTGGGCCCTGTCCCCGATGTCTGAGGCGCTACAGCCCGAGGAGCAGCCCCGCTGCAGCGACGCAGCCGAGGTGGGCGACGGTGAGCATGAGCCATTCGACGATCCCCATACGCCAGTGATTGCGCGCCAGCACCCGCCACTGGTGGACCATGAATCCGACGGCGGTGGCGAGCAGCGGGGCCCAGAGCAGAATCCACCAGGACCAGACGCCGCCGAAGCGGAGCACGGCGCACGCTGCGCCGGTGAGTACCACTGTCAGGGACCAGGCCGGCGTCTGCCGCGTGTCGTTGGAGTGCTCGGCGGCGAGGGAGTTGTTCACGGCTGACGACCTTTCATGCCGGGGGACCGTCGGGGAATGCGGCGGGCGCGCCGCACCGGTGGGGTGCGGCGCGCCGTCAGTCACATCTCAGCGTGTCACTGGAACAGCTGCCAGAGGGTGTAGAGGTCGCTGCCGAGGCCCGCTGCCATCAGAGGGGCCTTCCACCTCCAGTCGAGGGCCTTGTACCACTTCTGGAAGTCGCTGAACGTGCCGCCCGCGGCCTTGGCGAAGCCGGGGATCTTCTGGACGATCTTCTTGATCGCGTTCCACCGGTTCTCGGCGGCCGCCTCACCGTTCGCGACGGCCTGCAGCTCGGCGCGCTCGGCCGCGTTGAGCTCGATCGGCGTGTTCAGCAGTGCCCGCGCGATATCCCGGACCTGCTGCTCCTGCACCGCCGGAGCGATGGCCGTGACCGCCGGAGCGGGGGTGGTGGTGTGGGCGTTCGCGACGCCGCCGCCGAGGCCGAAGGCCAGGGCCGCAAGAACGGTGGCCCCACCGATGCGGATTGCTTTGCTATTCACGTTATTGTTCCCCTGTATCAAGGCATAGGGGGTGGAGCCCAGGTTTCTGGTTGCCGAGCCGGCGGCTTGGACACTTTCGGCCCGCAACCGCGCCTGGCTTCGCCCCCTGTGCGAATGGCTGTCTAGGGCGAGTGAGTTGGCCTGGTCAGGGCCTGTGTGGCTGTGTCAGGAACGTAGCCCAGTTCGGTGATTGCACTCAAACGATTGACAGCCCAGGCGTGATCACGAGTGGATCGTTTCCGCCGCATCAGAGGCCTTCGATGTCTCCTGGAATCGGTCCCTAGGTTGCGAAATCCCCGTGTGGTTACTTCGTTCCAGCCAAACCGCCGAACACGGCTTCCGGCGTGTCGCACGGTTCGTAGAAGGCTTGGCTCCGTTTTCAGCTGCCCGCGTCTCAACTTCAGGACTCCCGCCTGCCTGCCGTACATCCCGGGCTGCACCGCCGCGCTCAGGGCCGAAAACGGCCGGTGAGCTGCGGGAATCCTGGTGCCATGACGAATAACACGACGGCCCCCGGCTTGGCACCGGCGTTCCCCGTTGACCCCGTGCGGCCCGGCCCCCTGGAGTTTCACCGGATGGCGCTGACCACCGGGAATCACAGCTGGTGGCGACCGCTGGCCGGAACGGCAGTGGTGCTCATGGGCACCACCGTGATGATCATGGTGCTGGCCTTCGCCACCGAGATCGCGGGGGAGCTCGCAAACCGCCCCCTCGACTCCGAAGGCATGGCCACCTGGGGCGACATCGGCAACACCGCACTGGCACTGCTGGCCATAGCCGTCGCGACCCCCGCCGTGCTGCTGGCCGCCCGCTGCGTACAACACCGCCCGGCGGGAACCGTCTCGTCGGTCGGCGGCCGGCTCCGCCGGCGCCGGCTGGCCACATGCCTCGCGCTGGCTCTGCCCCTCGTTCTCCTCATGCTCGCGGTTCAGGCGCTGACGCCAACGCCGGCAGGCGAGAGCGAGGACCTGGCGTGGGCGGGCACGTCGACGTTCCTCACCGGTCTGGCGACCGTATGGATCCTGGTGCCGTTCCAGTCCGCGGCCGAGGAGTACGTGTTCCGCGGCTGGCTGCTGCAGGCGGTCGGCGCTTGGTGCCGCTCACCATGGGTGGCGATCGCACCCCAGGCGCTGCTCTTCGCCGCGGCCCACGGGTGGGGCACCGTCTGGGGCTTCGCCGACCTCCTCGTGTTCGGCGTGGTGACGGGCTGGCTGACCATCCGTACCGGCGGACTGGAAGCCGCCATCGCCCTGCACGTCCTCAACAACCTGGCGGGAATGAGCATCGCCGCCGCGTTCGCCGGCGCTTTCGCCTCGGACGGCACCGCCGCCGACATGGACTGGGTAGCCATGGCCATCGATGTCCCCATGGTGCTCCTCTACGCGATCGCCGTACTGTGGGCCACCCGCCGCCGCGAACGCGCTCACGACACAGACACATCCGGCGGGCCGAACACCTCACCGCCGCTCACTTCACTGAATGCTGCAGCCGCACACACCACCGGCAGTTACCCGGGCCCGGCAGCCGAAGCCTGACCATCAGGCGCGGAGCGCGACAGGACAACGCAAGGCGGAGCCAGACAGGCACGTCTTCTGCGAGGTCCTCCCGGGAAGGGCGGTGGAGTTGTGTGAACTCCACCCACCGGCTCTGAAGCCCGTCGTGCCAGGGTGCGTCCGCGCCCCAGTAGTGGGGGCATCCCCTCGGCCACGAAGCACAGGACGACGGCGGCGATCTGGTCGTCCCGGCGCTGGGCCGCCCGCGCAGCAGCTTCAACTCATGCCGCGCCTCCGGGCTCAGCTGCTCGTCGGCGTCCGCCGGCTCCTCCTCGTTGGCGGCGTCGGCCGTCTGCGACGAAGCGGCGGGAGAGAGTAGAGAAGGGGTCTGACAATGCGGCCGGGCCGTCGGGTATTACGCCCGCAGCCGGAACACGGCGCTCTCCTTGCACCTGCCTCGCCGTCTCCGATCGGTCGGCGTTCACGGCGAGGGCGTCTGCTGCACACGCGGGCTGAGGTCTGGACGGGGCGGAGACAGGGGAGGCCATGGCAGTGCTCCTCGTACAGAGATCTCCTTATTGCATCACGTGTTCGATTTCCTGGCCTCGTCGACGTTCCCGGGTCCACCCCGCCTGTTGTGACTGAGCGTCGTAGTTGGTTCTGACCGCTCTTCCGTGATGACTACGCCTGGAGCAACATCGACCGAGCCCGCTGATCCCTCAGTCGCGCACCAGCAGTAGGTGCTGGGACGTGTCTGAAGTTTCCCGCGAGCGAATCCCCGGCCCGTTGTCAGGGGCCCTTTGCACTCTTGCGGGGGTCGGTGGCTGTGATCTGCTCGACGAAGCGCCGCACTTGGTCCTCGACGGGTTCCTGCGCGGATACCGGCATTTTGTGCCAGCGGAACGCCGTGCCGCCGCCAGACCGGTTAGTTACGAAGGGCATGAACACTTCCGCAGACGGATCCCGCTGTTGAACAGAGATGCCGTTCGGGAACGGCTGGCAGTCCCACCGCTCGTACCAGTCGGAGTCGGCGATCCGGTGGGCCAGCAGGCGGGCGGCGGTGTCCACGGGCTCCTCCCAACTGTGGTCCGCCACGAGCCGGGCCAGTTCGGCGTCGTACTGCGCAGTGTCGAAGTGGATCTCGGGTGGGACCGGGACCCGGTTGTCGTTGGTGTTCTCCCAGTTCGTCCACTCGACAAGGCCACCGCGGCGTTGGATGGTGACGAATACTCCTCCGCAGCAACCGGTGTCGCAGCCGTTGTTCGACAGCTCGACCCGGCGAGGCTCGTCGGCGGCCCGCAGCGGCCACGTTGCTGGTGCACCGAACCACTTCTCCTGGTAGCAGCTCGAATCGCCGTCCGGGTGGATCTCCTCCAGCACGTCACGGCCGTCGATGAACGGGCGTATGCCCGCGCCCTTCCTGATCGCCTTCGGATGCGGAAGGGCAGGACGAAGGGCGAGGATGCTCACCGGTGAAAACTGTTCCATAGCCCCCATGATCGAGGATCGGGGGCGACCGCCCCTCCGCAGCGATTACGACTGCGGCTGGAGGAGGATGCGGGCCCTGAGCAGAGCGAATGAGGCTCTGCCGTACATCTGTCGCTTGATCGTTTTGATTCTGTTGACGTGGCCCTCGACGATGCCGGAGCTGTAGGGCAGGGAGAGGCCCGCGGTGACGGCGTGGAGGTCCTGGCGGATGGAGTCGGCGAAGATCCCGACGGCATCCGGGCCGCCCAGCTCGGCCTTCTGAATCCAGTCCCGCAGCAGGTGGCCGCGACGATGGCGAAGCATGTCGGTGAATTCCCGCGCGAGGTCGCAGGCCTGGGCGATCTCCGGGCAGGCACTCCGCACAGCGTCTAGCTGGGCAATGTCGGACGTGTTGAGTGACTCCTGGGGGCGCATGATCCATGAGGTGATGTCGCGAGGGCTGGGAGTGGCCGAGGGGGCAGGGATCGCGATGCCTTTCCGGATGGTCACCACGTAGCGGTGCACAACGTGGTATCCGCCGGTGTAGCCGAGGGCGAGTAACTCGCGGTAGAGCTGCATGGAGCTGGTGCAGCCCGCATGGAACCGGTGCTGCACGTGCTCCATGAATGGGTCGAGGACACCATGTCCTCGATCCTGCGCCGAGGCGAGAAGCCCTGCCAGGTCCTTGTTCCAATAGCGCCGGACCGTCTTGCGGTCCAACTGCAGACGACGGCCGATGGCGTTCAGCGACAGACCGGTGGCGGCGAGCTCGTTGACCTCTGCGTGGCGTTGTCGGATCCGGGCCAGGAGCGGAGTCTCCGGTGTGGCCAGTGGGCTTGCCTCTGGCCCGGCTGGCCGCCGGAGGCAGTCACGGTGCCGGCGACAGGTCTTCTCGACGGCCGTCGAGAGGTTCTGGAGGAGGTGCCAGCGATCTGCCACCTCCAGCGCCTCCGGGGCGGCCTGCCTGATGGCCTTGGTAAATGCCATCAAGCGGTCTCGGCAGATGATCTCGGCACCGGGGTGCTCATGGAGCCAGGTGGCGACCGTTCTGGTCTCTCGATCCGGCAGCACATCCACCGGCCGGGAGTGCTCGACGTCAACGAGGACGGTGCCGTAGGTCCGGCCCTTGCGGAACGCGAACTCGTCGATCCCGAGGATCCGAGGGGCCCGGGTCGGCACGGGCCGAGCCGTCAACTGTCCCAGGAGGGCCGTCCGCCGACCATGGATCCGCAGCTTCGTGCACAGGCGCTGGCCTGGGCGGCCGCCGAGCTCCGCCGCGACTGCTCTCATCGCCGACCGGGCAGGCGTCGAAGTACGCAGTCTCGGCTCGGTCAGGCCGGCCACCTGCTCCACGTATGTCCGGCGCCGGCACTTACTCTGATCACAGAAGAACCGGCGTACAACGGCGCCGCCATCCCGACCGCGAACCCCGCCGACATCCTCACCATCGCCAACGACCTCGCCGTGATCGCCGCCTACCTCCAGGAATCCCCCTGCCGCGGTGAGGGGGGTGCGGGGCTCTCGTCGAGGAATCCGCCCGACTGGTGCTGCCACAGCTTCGCGTACGTGCCCTCGCAGGCCAGCAGCTCGTGGTGCGTGCCCTGTTCGACGATGCGGCCGCGGTCGAGGACGACGAGCCGGTCCATGTGGGCCACCGTGCTCAGCCGGTGCGCGACCACGAGGGCGGTCCGCCCCTCCATGAGACGCCACAGCGCCTCCTGTACGAGGATCTCGCTCTCGGAGTCCAGGGCGCTGGTCGCCTCGTCCAACAGCAGGATCGGCGCGTCGCGCAGGATCGCCCGGGCCAGCGCGACCCGCTGGCGCTGCCCGCCCGACAGCTTGACCCCGCGCTCGCCGACCATCGTGTCGAGGCCGTCGGGCAGCGCGTCGGCGAACTCCGTGACGTGCGCCGCCTCGGCCGCGCGCCGGATCTCGGCCTCGGTGGCGCCGGGCCGGGCGAACGCGATGTTCTCCCGCAGGGTGCGGTGGAACATCGCCGGGTCCTGCGGGACGTACGCCATCAGGTCGCGCAGATCGCGCTGGCGTAGCCTGCTGATGTCCCGGCCCCCGATCAGGATCCGGCCCGCGTCGACGTCCGTCATCCGCAGCAGCAGCCGGGTGAGCGTGGTCTTGCCGCCACCGGAGCGGCCCACCAGCCCGATCTTCGCCCCGCTGGGCACGTCCAGGTCGAGCCCCTCGAACAGCGGCTCCGCGCCCGCGTGGGCGAAGCCCACCTTCTCGAAGCGCACCTCTCCGGCCCGGTCCGGCTCCGGCACCGGCTCGGGGGAGTGCGGGTCGAGTACGGTCGCCGGCGTCAGCAGCAGCTGCGTGAACTGCGCGGCCTCCGTCATCGAGCTCTCCAGGCGGCGGTAGATCTGGTTGAACTCGAACATGATCCGGGTGGCGTTGGAGAAGTACGTGAACGCGACCACGACCGCCTCCACCCCGTGCCCGCTTCCGCCCACGCCCCCACCCCCGCCGCCGCTCCCGGCGATCGTGACGGCGATCAGCAGGCCCAGCGCGTTGGTCACGACGGACATCGGTGCGACCAGAGTGTCGATGCGCAGGTTGCCGTAGTCCCACGACCGCAGCGTGAGCGCGCGCGACTGCGCGACCCGGGACCGGTGCTC of the Streptomyces sp. NBC_01294 genome contains:
- a CDS encoding CPBP family intramembrane glutamic endopeptidase yields the protein MTNNTTAPGLAPAFPVDPVRPGPLEFHRMALTTGNHSWWRPLAGTAVVLMGTTVMIMVLAFATEIAGELANRPLDSEGMATWGDIGNTALALLAIAVATPAVLLAARCVQHRPAGTVSSVGGRLRRRRLATCLALALPLVLLMLAVQALTPTPAGESEDLAWAGTSTFLTGLATVWILVPFQSAAEEYVFRGWLLQAVGAWCRSPWVAIAPQALLFAAAHGWGTVWGFADLLVFGVVTGWLTIRTGGLEAAIALHVLNNLAGMSIAAAFAGAFASDGTAADMDWVAMAIDVPMVLLYAIAVLWATRRRERAHDTDTSGGPNTSPPLTSLNAAAAHTTGSYPGPAAEA
- a CDS encoding ABC transporter ATP-binding protein → MKASPSRGGPPGRGPVVLALRYYGRELARLRWLTAPAMLMPAIGNIGINYIAPLIVAKLVGRIAGGAGLGLGACLPYVLGFAGVLLLSEAAWRLGLHCLNRLDALGIERLYIVGMDELFAKDAAFFHDNFAGSLTKRVLSFASRFEEFVDALTFSVVGRFVPLLFGSVVLWRYEPLLVVALLAMITVTGVCVLPLIRRRQALVARREEAIARVSGHVSDSLMNMDTVRAFAAEEREAAEHRSRVAQSRALTLRSWDYGNLRIDTLVAPMSVVTNALGLLIAVTIAGSGGGGGGVGGSGHGVEAVVVAFTYFSNATRIMFEFNQIYRRLESSMTEAAQFTQLLLTPATVLDPHSPEPVPEPDRAGEVRFEKVGFAHAGAEPLFEGLDLDVPSGAKIGLVGRSGGGKTTLTRLLLRMTDVDAGRILIGGRDISRLRQRDLRDLMAYVPQDPAMFHRTLRENIAFARPGATEAEIRRAAEAAHVTEFADALPDGLDTMVGERGVKLSGGQRQRVALARAILRDAPILLLDEATSALDSESEILVQEALWRLMEGRTALVVAHRLSTVAHMDRLVVLDRGRIVEQGTHHELLACEGTYAKLWQHQSGGFLDESPAPPSPRQGDSWR
- a CDS encoding ISL3 family transposase, whose protein sequence is MAAPVGRIPRREPRTPLTAAGGFLEVGGDHGEVVGDGEDVGGVRGRDGGAVVRRFFCDQSKCRRRTYVEQVAGLTEPRLRTSTPARSAMRAVAAELGGRPGQRLCTKLRIHGRRTALLGQLTARPVPTRAPRILGIDEFAFRKGRTYGTVLVDVEHSRPVDVLPDRETRTVATWLHEHPGAEIICRDRLMAFTKAIRQAAPEALEVADRWHLLQNLSTAVEKTCRRHRDCLRRPAGPEASPLATPETPLLARIRQRHAEVNELAATGLSLNAIGRRLQLDRKTVRRYWNKDLAGLLASAQDRGHGVLDPFMEHVQHRFHAGCTSSMQLYRELLALGYTGGYHVVHRYVVTIRKGIAIPAPSATPSPRDITSWIMRPQESLNTSDIAQLDAVRSACPEIAQACDLAREFTDMLRHRRGHLLRDWIQKAELGGPDAVGIFADSIRQDLHAVTAGLSLPYSSGIVEGHVNRIKTIKRQMYGRASFALLRARILLQPQS